GCCGGCCAGCCGGTATCGGTCCACGCCCCAGCCAAGAACAGCCCGTCGATTGCAGTGATCGGACCGGGACGAAGCTGCCGGGTGCCGGGGCGGCCGGCAAATGTGGCTCGGTGCTCTCGGGTCACCACCGCGTCGATCACCTCAGCCTCAGCCGAGAGCGGCAACAAGTCGGCAAGTGCCGACCGGTAGCGCTCGATCATCTCCGCCGGTCGCTCGCCGACCTCATCAAAGGCCGCCGACTGCGACACTGCCACCACTTGCTGGCCGCCACTTCCAGCTCCAACCGGCATCCCCGGGCCATTCCCGGCCCAGTTGGCGGCCTCGGTTCGGTCGAACACGAATTGCACCGGGGAGTCCAATGCTGCGGTGAAGGGCACATCCATCACCCGTCGGTCGAACACGAAGTGTACGTTGACAATGGGAGATATTCCGAGATCGACCAGCTCGGATTGCCCCGGCACGGTGCCAGGAGGCAGCAGGCCGTCCACAACATCGTGGGGCACGGCGAGGATCACCGCGTCGGCCTCGAGCCGCCGCCCGTCCACCGTGACGGAAGCTCCTTCGCCCACCGCTTCCACATGGGCTTGAAGCTGGATATGCCCGCCTAGGGCGGTGATCACCCGGGCGGCGGCATCTCCGTGGAGTGCAGCCAAGGGCACTCGCGTCCAGCCCAGATCACCGGCTTCGGCGCTGTCCAAGAGCCCGGTGCGGAACACCTTGACGGCCAGGCTGAGCGAGGCATCGTCGGCCCGAAGGTTCACCGTTGGCAGGCAGATGAGATCCCACATCCCGGCGATGGCCCGATCGGACTCGCCGCGAAATCGCAACCATCCCCCAAAGCTCATCTCGTCGGCACTCGGCTCATCGGGATCGAGGCGACGCAAAGCCAGCGCGGTGCGGATCGCTCGCAGCCGATCGGCTACCGAAAGCGGGCTGTAGCCCAGCAGCGAGCGGGCCAAGTGAAGGGGTGGCGGGGCGCCGGTGCGGAAAATACGGGCCGGACGGCGACCGGGGCGCATCACCGAAACCGACATGCGGCGCTGCTCGGACACCTGATCGGCCACGCCCAGGCGCTTCAAGAGGGCCCGGTACTCGGTGCAGCACCGCATGAACACGTGCTGGCCGTTGTCGAACCAGCGGCCATTGCGCTGAAACGACCAGGTAGCCCCGCCCAATCGAGGAGCCCGCTCATAAAGCGTCACCAGCGCTCCGCCGTCGGCGGCAGCCACCGCCGCCGACAGCCCGGCGAGCCCGCCGCCGACCACAGCGATCTTCGGCTTGGCGCTCGGCGTAAGGGAAACGGGCGCACTCATGGGGAGGCTCCGACCAGACTGCGAAGGGCCACCCAGGCCTTCTCCCTGGTGGGCAACGACATCCGCCTTTCCAAAACCTCAGTGGGCGTGGCGGCAA
This genomic interval from bacterium contains the following:
- the hpnE gene encoding hydroxysqualene dehydroxylase HpnE, translated to MSAPVSLTPSAKPKIAVVGGGLAGLSAAVAAADGGALVTLYERAPRLGGATWSFQRNGRWFDNGQHVFMRCCTEYRALLKRLGVADQVSEQRRMSVSVMRPGRRPARIFRTGAPPPLHLARSLLGYSPLSVADRLRAIRTALALRRLDPDEPSADEMSFGGWLRFRGESDRAIAGMWDLICLPTVNLRADDASLSLAVKVFRTGLLDSAEAGDLGWTRVPLAALHGDAAARVITALGGHIQLQAHVEAVGEGASVTVDGRRLEADAVILAVPHDVVDGLLPPGTVPGQSELVDLGISPIVNVHFVFDRRVMDVPFTAALDSPVQFVFDRTEAANWAGNGPGMPVGAGSGGQQVVAVSQSAAFDEVGERPAEMIERYRSALADLLPLSAEAEVIDAVVTREHRATFAGRPGTRQLRPGPITAIDGLFLAGAWTDTGWPATMEGAVRSGKLAAGLALDRCRNAIASPPSQSSGNTSGHPLGAQRSAVEQERMSA